The segment TATCTGGAAGCCTTGAATGATGTGAAGATCGTTGTGTTCGATAAGACAGGAACCTTGACCAAAGGCCAGTTCACGGTAACCGGCAATGTTCCGGCGGAAGGCTTCACAGAGCAGGAACTGCTGCGGGTAGCGGCTTATGCGGAGAGCCACTCCAGCCATCCGATTGCGGAATCCATCCGTGCAGCCTATGGCGAACCTATTCCGGGTGAAGCCATTAAAGGCTATAACGAAATTTCCGGCCACGGCATCGCCGTTACAGTGGAGGGGCAGGCAGTGCTGGCCGGGAATGCGCGGCTGATGGAGCGTGAAGGGATCGCCAGCGTAATCCCGCAGGAGTACGGGACGATCGTTCATATTGCTGTAGATAAGCGCTACGCAGGCTATCTCGTCATTGCAGATGAAGTGAAGGACGATTCGCTTAAGGCCATTCAGGCTCTGAATGCACTGGGAATCCACAAGACGGTTATGCTGACTGGTGACGCCGCCCCTGTAGCCGAGTCTGTCGGCAGACAGCTGGGCATTCAGGAGATTCATGCAGAGCTGCTGCCGGGAGATAAGGTCGCGGCGATTGAACAGCTGGAGCGGGAAAAGGGACCGAAGGAGAAGATCATTTTTGTCGGGGACGGGATTAATGATACTCCGGTGCTGGCCAGAGCAGATGTCGGGATTGCCATGGGCGGACTTGGCTCGGATGCAGCCATTGAGGCTGCGGATATTGTCATCATGACGGATGAGCCTTCCAAAATCGCTTCCGCCATCGGGATCGCCAAACGGACGCGGACCATTGTCTGGCAGAACATTGCTTTTGCGCTGGGAGTCAAAGCGGTCTTCCTGCTGCTGGGAGCGTTCGGAATTGCCACGATGTGGGAGGCCGTATTCTCAGATGTCGGAGTGACTGTACTAGCTGTACTGAACAGCATGCGCGCCTTACAGCCGCCGAAATCGGTATAATCGTGTAAGATGAAGCGATAATGAAATAATTATGAAAAGTATAAGCCTTAATGATCCTAATTTTTGGGTCTTAAGGCTTATTTTTATTGCATGTATTATGTTTTTTGTCTATTTATGCCGATATATCAATATACATATTTACAGCATATGGAAGACCAGAATGGGTTTCTAGGGGGATTTTGCGGTGAATGAGGGAAATGTACGGTCAAAATTGAAAATGAATGCAAAGAATGGAAAATCATTATCGCTGCAAAGCAAGTATTCGCTTGTTATTTTGGCAATTGCTATTGTACCTCTGCTCGGCGTCACGATTTTTTTCATGCAGTACTTCGGGGGTGTAACCAGAGACGACAGCGAGGAGCTGGCCCAGAATATTCTGGAGATGAACACCACACGGATCGTAGAGTGGCTGAATACGCGGACATCTGCGGTCCAGGAGCTGATTGCGCAGCATCCTGAATTCGATACCGCAAGACCCGATACTATTTTTCCGGTGGTCAAGGTACTCGAAGAGAGCGATACTCAGTCCGAAGGCTACAGCGTCATTAACAAGCAGGGCATTCTGGCCAATTCCCTTAAGCTTACGGCGGATGTAGGCCAATCGGCATATTTCCTGCAGGCCAAGGGGAGTCTTGCTCCGGCGGTAGCGGAGATGTCTTATCTGGAACAGCTCAGTAAATATATTATCCCGGTATTCGTTCCGGTCGTGGACAAGGACAAGCAGTTTGGCGGCGGTATCGCCTTCTCGGTGACACCGGACATTCTGATGGAGATGGGCAAAAACATTCACGTGGGCGATACCGGCTACGGATATGTGATCTCTGGCAAGGGTGATTATTACGCCTACTCCGAGACCGAGCGGATCGGCAAGAATATCGCGGATTACGCCAAGACCACAGAGATGAAGCAGGCCGTAGCGCATATTCTCGGCAAGGAAGCAGGCTCGGAGGCCTATAAGGGAGAGGACGGAAAGCAGGTGATTACCTATTTCCGTACCGTCCCTGGCACAGACTGGAAGCTGCTGATTACGGTTCCCAAAAGCGAGATTACCGCTAAAGTCACCTCAGCCCAGCGGATAACCACACTGTTCATTGTAATCATCATTCTGGCGGTCATTGCCTTGGCCTTGTATCTGACCCGTCTGATTGTGAAGCCGATTGTGGCAATCTCCGGGGTGATGAAGAAAGTAGCGGACGGCTATCTCAGCGAACGGGTAACCGTGCGCTCGGGTGATGAGATCGGCCAGATGAGCCAGAGCATTAATGATATGATCGGATCATTGTCCGGCATTGTCGGCAAAATCGATGCTACCGTGGCGCAGGTTGCTGTCTCGGCAGAAAGTGTGCTGAAGTATGCCAATCAGACCTCGAATACGTCGGCAGAGATTGAGACGGTCGTCCAGGAGGTCGCCCAGGGAATGGGCGAGCAGTTCAAGGGCTCGGAGCAGGCGGCCAGAGCTACGGAAGAGATGGCGATCGGGCTGCAGCGGATTGCGGAATCCTCTGTTAATGTGTCCGACCAAGCGGAGACGGTCAGCACGGAGGTCGAGAACGGATACGTGGAGATTCAATCCACACTTAAGCAAATGACTGTAATTAGCGGCGCAGCGGAGGAGACCTCGGCTCTGATCAGCAATCTGAGCGGGCAATCCGAACAGATTGGGCAGATTATCGATGTAATCTCCGAAATCTCCAATCAGACGGGGCTGTTATCCCTCAATGCGTCGATTGAAGCGGCCAGAGCAGGCGAGCATGGGCGCGGGTTCGGCGTGGTGGCGAATGAAGTGAAGAAGCTGGC is part of the Paenibacillus sp. FSL M7-0420 genome and harbors:
- a CDS encoding methyl-accepting chemotaxis protein produces the protein MNEGNVRSKLKMNAKNGKSLSLQSKYSLVILAIAIVPLLGVTIFFMQYFGGVTRDDSEELAQNILEMNTTRIVEWLNTRTSAVQELIAQHPEFDTARPDTIFPVVKVLEESDTQSEGYSVINKQGILANSLKLTADVGQSAYFLQAKGSLAPAVAEMSYLEQLSKYIIPVFVPVVDKDKQFGGGIAFSVTPDILMEMGKNIHVGDTGYGYVISGKGDYYAYSETERIGKNIADYAKTTEMKQAVAHILGKEAGSEAYKGEDGKQVITYFRTVPGTDWKLLITVPKSEITAKVTSAQRITTLFIVIIILAVIALALYLTRLIVKPIVAISGVMKKVADGYLSERVTVRSGDEIGQMSQSINDMIGSLSGIVGKIDATVAQVAVSAESVLKYANQTSNTSAEIETVVQEVAQGMGEQFKGSEQAARATEEMAIGLQRIAESSVNVSDQAETVSTEVENGYVEIQSTLKQMTVISGAAEETSALISNLSGQSEQIGQIIDVISEISNQTGLLSLNASIEAARAGEHGRGFGVVANEVKKLAERTNSAIVNIVELIRQIQESTRAAEVSMEKSIAEIGDGMGKMQNVGTSFDHIRSSIREVSVQIQDVSAVNEQMSAGTEEITASISDMLIIARDSAESAEMVAEASTEQRNLMGQVVTSAESLNQLMSELRSEIEKFQ